In Trifolium pratense cultivar HEN17-A07 linkage group LG7, ARS_RC_1.1, whole genome shotgun sequence, a genomic segment contains:
- the LOC123899191 gene encoding G-type lectin S-receptor-like serine/threonine-protein kinase At4g03230 has protein sequence MTNIVLFSLNFLLLCFQLCSARNTLNFGNNISQQESLVSIGKKFQLGFFSPNESGSNTTSLKKYLGIWYRNLEEKNTVVWVANRNKPIVDSDGVFQIAEDGNLVVADASQSYWSTELAKVSSSRNRLVKLLDSGNLVLMDDDGYMLWQSFQHPTDTFLPGMKMNINLTLSSWRSENDPESGSFAFEQAKKSYRVNNHSQLYWEFDGQNLDKMFHIILFLLENTTTSHSIYSKLLKKNMTQQIFNYDKSRLVMNSSGEIQFWKWEDNFQWIKIWGQPSDICDIHNYCGNFSSCSKDNWIPCKCLPGFRRLSDDAPRYQLGERFQGCVRKSQTSCLPKVMATANNEMIFINLTKIKVGNPDIGLQSESEANCQSMCLNMCSVSRCNAYSYNNATYSDRSSIFSCWIWTRQLPTLQEDQDDGRDLSILVKRSDIESTAKSCEPCGTYIIPYPLSTGPKCGDPMYNKFSCNLLTGQLSFMLSDGKSYRVTVIDEGGRKFYIQTNDTNRCGDSSSSSYQTSSPFSVINWCSNEDEIELDWAPAPEPHCDKYVECKNWPHSTCIAKNGGETRCYCDSKYLWNASSLTCTRESSRNHSTNRMRLILAVICIVIIILTCTMVFAYVRRKKIGHKLDKVSIQIQESLYNSEKHVKGLIGLGSLEENDGESIEVPYYTFRSIQLATNNFSDSNKLGQGGYGPVYKGRFPGGQDIAIKRLSSVSTQGLHEFKNEVVLIAKLQHRNLVRLRGYCVKGDEKILLYEYMSNKSLDTFIFDRTRTVLLDWKLRFDIIIGIARGMLYLHQDSRLRVIHRDLKTSNILLDEEMIPKISDFGLAKIFGGKETEASTQRVMGTYGYMAPEYALDGFFSIKSDVFSFGIVLLEILSGKKNTGFFRSQQISSLLGYAWRLWTENKLLDLMDSAISETCNKNEFIKCAHIGLLCVQDEPGDRPTMSNILTMLDSETSIIPIPTQPTFFMTKQQSSSSSSSKLEINMQFDTSYQQGR, from the exons ATGACAAACATTGTTCTATTTTCACTTAATTTTTTGCTGCTATGCTTTCAACTATGTTCAGCTAGAAATACTTTGAACTTTGGCAACAATATATCTCAACAAGAGAGTCTTGTTTCAATTggaaaaaaatttcaacttGGTTTTTTTTCACCAAATGAAAGTGGTAGCAACACAACTAGTCTTAAGAAATACTTGGGAATATGGTATCgcaatttggaagaaaaaaacacaGTGGTATGGGTAGCCAACAGAAACAAGCCTATTGTCGATTCAGACGGAGTTTTTCAAATTGCTGAGGATGGAAATCTTGTAGTAGCAGATGCATCACAGAGTTATTGGTCCACAGAATTAGCAAAAGTTTCCTCATCAAGAAACAGGTTAGTGAAGCTCTTGGATTCTGGAAACCTAGTACTAATGGATGATGATGGTTACATGTTGTGGCAAAGCTTCCAACATCCAACAGATACATTTCTTCCTGGTATGaaaatgaacataaatttaACTTTGAGTTCTTGGAGAAGTGAGAATGATCCAGAAAGTGGAAGCTTCGCTTTTGAACAAGCGAAAAAAAGCTATAGAGTAAACAACCATTCACAACTTTACTGGGAATTTGATGGACAAAATTTAGATAAGATGTTTCACATAATTCTTTTCTTGTTGGAGAACACCACCACCTCACATTCCATCTACAGCAAGTTACTAAAGAAAAACATGACacaacaaatttttaattatgaTAAATCAAGGTTGGTGATGAATTCTAGTGGTGAGATACAATTTTGGAAGTGGGAGGATAACTTTCAATGGATTAAAATTTGGGGGCAGCCATCGGATATATGCGACATACATAACTATTGTGGTAACTTTAGCAGCTGCAGCAAAGATAATTGGATTCCATGTAAGTGTTTGCCAGGATTTCGTAGGTTGTCGGATGATGCTCCTCGTTACCAGCTTGGAGAACGGTTCCAAGGATGTGTTAGAAAATCGCAAACATCGTGTCTCCCAAAGGTCATGGCCACTGCCAACAATGAAATGATATTCATCAACTTAACAAAGATAAAAGTGGGAAATCCAGACATAGGATTGCAATCAGAATCAGAAGCAAATTGTCAATCTATGTGCCTTAACATGTGTTCTGTCTCTCGGTGCAATGCTTATTCGTATAATAATGCTACATATAGTGATCGTAGCAGCATCTTTTCATGTTGGATATGGACACGACAATTGCCTACACTTCAAGAGGATCAAGATGATGGTCGCGATCTTTCAATCCTAGTGAAGAGATCAGATATag AATCAACTGCAAAATCGTGCGAACCTTGTGGCACATATATAATTCCTTATCCTCTAAGCACCGGGCCAAAATGTGGAGACCCTATGTACAACAAATTCAGTTGTAACTTATTGACAGGCCAGCTTAGTTTCATGTTGTCAGATGGAAAATCATATCGAGTTACCGTGATTGATGAAGGTGGTAGAAAGTTTTATATCCAAACGAATGATACAAATCGTTGTGGTGATTCCAGTTCCAGTAGTTATCAAACTAGTTCACCGTTTAGTGTGATTAATTGGTGTTCTAACGAAGATGAAATAGAGCTCGATTGGGCACCGGCTCCCGAACCACATTGTGATAAATATGTTGAATGCAAAAATTGGCCCCATTCCACATGCATTGCAAAAAATGGAGGAGAAACAAGGTGCTATTGTGATTCAAAATATTTGTGGAACGCCTCAAGTTTAACTTGTACCCGAG AATCATCAAGAAACCATTCAACCAATCGAATGCGATTGATTCTAGCAGTAATTTGTATAGTCATCATTATCCTAACATGTACAATGGTGTTTGCTTATGTACGGAGAAAGAAAATAGGCCACAAGCTCG ATAAGGTGAGCATTCAAATTCAGGAGAGTTTGTACAACAGTGAAAAACATGTGAAAGGTTTGATTGGCTTAGGAAGTTTAGAAGAAAATGATGGTGAAAGCATTGAAGTACCTTATTATACTTTTAGAAGCATTCAATTagctacaaataatttttcagaTTCAAACAAGCTTGGACAAGGAGGTTATGGCCCTGTCTATAAG GGAAGGTTTCCTGGAGGCCAAGATATTGCTATAAAGAGGCTTTCAAGCGTTTCAACTCAAGGCTTACACGAATTTAAAAATGAGGTTGTTTTGATTGCGAAACTTCAACATCGAAATCTTGTTAGGCTTAGGGGCTATTGTGTTAAAGGAGACGAAAAAATCCTACTATATGAATACATGTCAAACAAGAGCCTGGACACATTTATATTTG ATCGAACAAGAACTGTACTTTTGGATTGGAAATTGCGGTTTGACATTATTATAGGCATTGCCCGAGGGATGCTTTATCTCCATCAAGACTCGAGATTGAGAGTGATTCATAGAGACCTTAAAACGAGCAACATTCTTTTAGACGAGGAGATGATTCCAAAGATATCAGACTTTGGTCTTGCCAAAATATTTGGCGGAAAAGAGACTGAAGCAAGCACACAAAGAGTAATGGGAACCTA cgGATATATGGCTCCAGAATATGCCTTGGATGGATTCTTTTCAATCAAATCAGATGTTTTTAGCTTTGGTATAGTCCTACTAGAGATTCTCAGTGGTAAAAAGAACACGGGATTCTTTCGGTCCCAACAAATTTCTAGCCTTTTGGGTTAT GCATGGAGATTATGGACAGAGAATAAGTTGCTGGATTTAATGGACTCTGCTATTAGTGAAACTTGCAATAAGAATGAATTCATTAAGTGTGCTCATATTGGGCTCTTATGTGTACAAGATGAACCAGGTGATCGACCTACCATGTCAAATATTTTGACAATGCTTGACAGTGAAACTTCAATCATCCCAATTCCAACACAACCAACCTTTTTTATGACCAAACAACAATCATCTAGTTCTTCTTCTAGCAAACTAGAAATCAATATGCAATTTGATACTAGTTATCAACAAGGTCGCTAG